The Methanobrevibacter thaueri region GATGGAATCAGCCAAAGGAAGGCTATTGAAATCATGAACCAGCTATTGAACAATCCTGAATATGAATTCATAAAAAGCGACCGTGCAATGGAGCTTTACGAGGACATCATAAACAAGATTTTATCATATTCCAACACATCCTACTCAAAAAATAGGATCTTGCTGCTTTCTCCATCAAAGGACATGGACAAAATCAACACACAACTGGATTTTGTGATGAATGCAAAAGAGCATGTCTCCCAACTCCCAATCATCAAATTAAGGGGACTGATGAAAAATCTGAAAAGCGTTGAGGAAGCAAAACCCGAATATGACCCCAGCAAAGTTATTCTTGTTGAAAGCGCTGAAGACAATTCATATCTTACAGATTTGGGATTGAACCAGTACTACCCCATCATTACCGCCAATGACTCACCATTGCTTCAGGAGGAAATGAGAAACTATGACTTGGTATTCTATGTCTATTCCCAAGGAATACTCGATTTTGAAGGAATGCCAAATGTTATAATGATTAGCATTGACGATAATGACTATGAAATCGTTCCGGAAAAGATCATTAACTTTTTCATTCAAAACAAAGACCTTTTCGCAAGGGTTCATGAAATTCAAAAGATCAGAAACCGAGAAAGCGTCTTGGGAGACATCATTCCAATCATCAATGAGTTGAACATCATCGACAAAAGGGAAGTGGATATTGAAGAACTAGTCTTCTCACTTAAAGATGAGATGGATGAGGAGCTGGAAAAGTCAATCAAACAGGTTGACCTCGAAGGAGATGAGATTCTCAACCTATTAAACAACAACTTCCCACCAAAGATTAGCAAAATATTTGATGAAATTATAAATAAAAGGAAGGAAATCATCCGGGAAAAAACAGGCATGAGTTTTGACCCATACCTCAGAACATACCCCATCCAAATTGATGAAACAGAAATCGAAAGGGTGACCCTGGAACAGTCCTCCAAAAAGGAAAACGACATCTTCGACATTAAAAGAAGCGCAGCAATAGAACTGAATTCAATTAAGCAAAAGGCAATTGAAGAGGTGGAAGATGTAATAAGATTTGATTATGAATTCTGCTTAGGCAGTTTCGCATATGAATACGGATTATGCAGACCGGAATTCAGCGAGGAAATCAAATTAACAGGAGCACTACATCTTGAACTGGCGCTTAAAGCCGACAATAAAGATATCCAAAAAGTAGATTATCAATTGACTAGAAATGAAAATGTTGCACTTTTAACAGGAGCGAACAGCGGGGGCAAAACCACACTCCTTGAAACATTGACACAAATCTCAATCATGGCACAAATGGGACTCCCAGTAAGTGCGGATAACGCTGAAATAAAATTATTCGATGAAATTTACCATTTTTCAAAGAAAAGATCTCTAGATGCAGGAGCATTTGAATCTTTCTTGAATGTGTTCATACCAATCGTCACCACAGATAGTGAAAAGTTAGTATTACTAGATGAACTTGAAGGAATCACCGAACTTGATGCAGCCGTGAAAATCATATCAACATTCATTGATATGATAAAAGAATCCAACTCTTATGGTGTTATTGTCACTCATATGGCAAGGGAACTGATGAATTACACCAATATTCGCGTGGATGGTATTGAAGCAAAAGGATTGGATGAAAACTACAATCTGATTGTGGATAGGACACCTAAAATGAATTTCCTTGCAAAAAGTACACCGGAATTAATTCTGAAAAGAATATATGAAAAATCAGACGATGATTTAAAAGCTGTATACGCTAGGATTTTAGAAAAATTCTAAAAGCCAGTATACTACTTTTTACTATTTTTCAATTATCAATCTCAAGTAGGGTTGCATGCCTACGGATAACTAATATTTTGGAAAAATGTTAAAAAAAAATAATTTCACCTCTTAAATATTATCTTTTTTAAAAAAAAAAAGAAACATTACATTACTATAATATATATCTAACATTATATAAGATTTATTGAAAAAAATGAGCGAGCAATCCTTAGAAATATTTCTTAAAATGGAGTTTGCCATAATCTACAACTATTGATTTATCAATCGTACAATTATAATTTCGAATATTTTAGTTTTTTCAATTCCCCTTTTCAAATTTAAACTAATTATTTAAATATTATTTTTGATAGAAATTAGTATTAGTAGGATATAAAATTGCTTTATATAACCTATTGACACAAATATGGCAAATTTCAGCCATGTTAGCTAAAATGGACATATAGGAGAATTAATAGAAATGAATGAATCGGTCAAGGAACACTCATGGATTCCATTAGTGTTAGTCGCTTGTGCCTCATTTATTATAACATTGGACGCCACGTTCATGAATGTAAGTATTTCTAAGGTTGTAGTCGATCTGCATACTGATGTAAGTACCATTCAGTTGATTATGTCATTTTATACATTAATCACCGCTGCATTCATGCTGCTGAGTACCAAACTTCAGGACATAGTCGGTAAAAAGAAACTGTTCATAATCGGTACCATTCTTTATGGTGTCGGTACATTTACCGCCGCAATAAGTTGGAGCACACCAGTGTTATTTATTGGATGGGCATTGATTGAAGGTATTGCCGGGGCATTAATGACACCTGCCACCGTTTCCCTCATTAGTGGAATATATACCGGTGAAAAACGTACATTCGCTTTGGCAATTGAAAGTGTGATGGTTTCCATTTCTGCTGCTGTCGGTCCACTTTTCGGTGGGGTCATGACAACATTCTTAAGTTGGAGATGGGGATTCGCAGTTGAATTAATATTTGTAATCTTTATTTTAGTAATGCAACATAAAATACCTGATTTCGAACCTACCGAATCCAGAAAAGATTTGGATATCACAGGCACTATAATTTCAATTATAGGACTTGTCTTGTTTGTTTGGGGTATTTTGATGCTTACAAAAGATTCATCCAGCGTTGCTATAATAGCTATAGGTTTAATCATACTAGCAGCATTCGCATGGTTTGAAATCAGAAGGAAAAGAAATGGCAAAGTGCCATTACTTGATATGGAATTATTCAAGGACAGAAATTTACGTGTAGGAGCAATAATTAGGTTAATTGGTTGTCTTGCAATGGGTGGTGCATTGTTTGCAGTTTCACTCTTCCTGCAAAGTGTAATGCAGTTAAATGCGTTGAATACCGGTTTGACTACACTTCCGATGACTATAGGTCTGCTTATTTTCGCAATAGCAGCTCCAAGTTTATCCGCTAAATTTAGTCATAAGACCCTCATTGCCGCAGGATCTTTAATCGCAATCATCGGATGTGTGATTTTAAGCTATCAATTCAGATTGAATACAACAATGTATGACCTAATGCCTGGCCTGTTCGTATTAGGGGCTGGGCTTGGTTTCGTAATGTCTTTAAGTACAGATATTTCATTGATCAATATTCCTAAGAAAAGTGAAAATAACGCATCAGGCGTTCTTACAACCACTCAGACATTAGGTGAATCAATGGGTACCGCACTCATTGGGGTAATTCTAATTCTTGGAGTTATGGGCGGTCTCTCCACTGCAATCGACATGTATGCACCAGAGCATTCAAACGACCCACAATTCTTTGATGATGCAGCCAATTACCTCCAGGCAGCAGGTACAGAAAATATCACACAGGACAATACAGTCATGAATGCCGTAGAGGTCATTATTCAGGAAGCTATGGGATTCGTAATGGTAATAACTGCCATTCTGCTGGGAATTGTATTCATTGCAACGTTGCGGCTGCAGCCGAAAAAACAATGAGAGTTCATCTCTCATTTTCATTTTTTAATCAAATATAAAAAAATTGGAGGAAAAAATATGGAACCGAATAAACTAGCGGGAATATTATCAATAAT contains the following coding sequences:
- a CDS encoding MFS transporter, which encodes MNESVKEHSWIPLVLVACASFIITLDATFMNVSISKVVVDLHTDVSTIQLIMSFYTLITAAFMLLSTKLQDIVGKKKLFIIGTILYGVGTFTAAISWSTPVLFIGWALIEGIAGALMTPATVSLISGIYTGEKRTFALAIESVMVSISAAVGPLFGGVMTTFLSWRWGFAVELIFVIFILVMQHKIPDFEPTESRKDLDITGTIISIIGLVLFVWGILMLTKDSSSVAIIAIGLIILAAFAWFEIRRKRNGKVPLLDMELFKDRNLRVGAIIRLIGCLAMGGALFAVSLFLQSVMQLNALNTGLTTLPMTIGLLIFAIAAPSLSAKFSHKTLIAAGSLIAIIGCVILSYQFRLNTTMYDLMPGLFVLGAGLGFVMSLSTDISLINIPKKSENNASGVLTTTQTLGESMGTALIGVILILGVMGGLSTAIDMYAPEHSNDPQFFDDAANYLQAAGTENITQDNTVMNAVEVIIQEAMGFVMVITAILLGIVFIATLRLQPKKQ
- a CDS encoding MutS-related protein, producing the protein MNGERITLQNIKGIGDKISEKILNSVGGEEELQKIVDNVDVEKISAIDGISQRKAIEIMNQLLNNPEYEFIKSDRAMELYEDIINKILSYSNTSYSKNRILLLSPSKDMDKINTQLDFVMNAKEHVSQLPIIKLRGLMKNLKSVEEAKPEYDPSKVILVESAEDNSYLTDLGLNQYYPIITANDSPLLQEEMRNYDLVFYVYSQGILDFEGMPNVIMISIDDNDYEIVPEKIINFFIQNKDLFARVHEIQKIRNRESVLGDIIPIINELNIIDKREVDIEELVFSLKDEMDEELEKSIKQVDLEGDEILNLLNNNFPPKISKIFDEIINKRKEIIREKTGMSFDPYLRTYPIQIDETEIERVTLEQSSKKENDIFDIKRSAAIELNSIKQKAIEEVEDVIRFDYEFCLGSFAYEYGLCRPEFSEEIKLTGALHLELALKADNKDIQKVDYQLTRNENVALLTGANSGGKTTLLETLTQISIMAQMGLPVSADNAEIKLFDEIYHFSKKRSLDAGAFESFLNVFIPIVTTDSEKLVLLDELEGITELDAAVKIISTFIDMIKESNSYGVIVTHMARELMNYTNIRVDGIEAKGLDENYNLIVDRTPKMNFLAKSTPELILKRIYEKSDDDLKAVYARILEKF